A stretch of the Vigna radiata var. radiata cultivar VC1973A chromosome 7, Vradiata_ver6, whole genome shotgun sequence genome encodes the following:
- the LOC106768527 gene encoding B-box zinc finger protein 18 isoform X2 — MQNNTPSNSKPSTSIMRTLCDACESAAAIVFCAADEAALCRACDKKVHMCNKLASRHVRVGLASPSDVPRCDICENAPAFFYCETDGSSLCLQCDMIVHVGGKRTHERYLLFRQRVEFPGEKPGKSENPASQPLDPGETKRGQNALPKIKMGEKQQNHRMPLSLTPEPNADEHAMMGTKMIDLNMKPQRIHEPTSNNQVREG, encoded by the exons ATGCAAAACAACACACCTTCAAATTCAAAGCCTTCAACTTCAATTATGCGAACGCTCTGTGATGCTTGTGAGAGCGCCGCCGCTATCGTTTTCTGCGCCGCCGACGAGGCCGCGCTGTGCCGTGCCTGTGATAAGAAG GTTCACATGTGTAATAAGCTAGCAAGCCGGCATGTAAGGGTTGGTCTAGCAAGTCCAAGCGATGTGCCGCGCTGCGACATTTGTGAGAATGCACCTG CTTTCTTCTATTGTGAGACAGATGGAAGTTCCCTTTGTTTGCAGTGCGATATGATAGTTCATGTTGGAGGTAAAAGGACACATGAGAGATATCTTCTTTTTAGGCAGAGAGTTGAG TTTCCAGGAGAAAAACCTGGTAAGTCAGAAAACCCAGCTTCACAACCTCTGGATCCAGGTGAGACTAAAAGAGGACAAAATGCACTGCCCAAAATAAAAATGGGAgagaaacaacaaaatcacagGATGCCTCTGAGTCTGACGCCAGAACCAAATGCTGATGAGCATGCCATGATGGGAACCAAAATGATTGATTTGAACATGAAGCCTCAGAGAATACATGAGCCAACATCAAATAATCAG GTGAGGGAAGGGTAG
- the LOC106768527 gene encoding B-box zinc finger protein 18 isoform X3 gives MQNNTPSNSKPSTSIMRTLCDACESAAAIVFCAADEAALCRACDKKVHMCNKLASRHVRVGLASPSDVPRCDICENAPAFFYCETDGSSLCLQCDMIVHVGGKRTHERYLLFRQRVEFPGEKPGKSENPASQPLDPGETKRGQNALPKIKMGEKQQNHRMPLSLTPEPNADEHAMMGTKMIDLNMKPQRIHEPTSNNQP, from the exons ATGCAAAACAACACACCTTCAAATTCAAAGCCTTCAACTTCAATTATGCGAACGCTCTGTGATGCTTGTGAGAGCGCCGCCGCTATCGTTTTCTGCGCCGCCGACGAGGCCGCGCTGTGCCGTGCCTGTGATAAGAAG GTTCACATGTGTAATAAGCTAGCAAGCCGGCATGTAAGGGTTGGTCTAGCAAGTCCAAGCGATGTGCCGCGCTGCGACATTTGTGAGAATGCACCTG CTTTCTTCTATTGTGAGACAGATGGAAGTTCCCTTTGTTTGCAGTGCGATATGATAGTTCATGTTGGAGGTAAAAGGACACATGAGAGATATCTTCTTTTTAGGCAGAGAGTTGAG TTTCCAGGAGAAAAACCTGGTAAGTCAGAAAACCCAGCTTCACAACCTCTGGATCCAGGTGAGACTAAAAGAGGACAAAATGCACTGCCCAAAATAAAAATGGGAgagaaacaacaaaatcacagGATGCCTCTGAGTCTGACGCCAGAACCAAATGCTGATGAGCATGCCATGATGGGAACCAAAATGATTGATTTGAACATGAAGCCTCAGAGAATACATGAGCCAACATCAAATAATCAG CCATAA
- the LOC106768527 gene encoding B-box zinc finger protein 18 isoform X1: protein MQNNTPSNSKPSTSIMRTLCDACESAAAIVFCAADEAALCRACDKKVHMCNKLASRHVRVGLASPSDVPRCDICENAPAFFYCETDGSSLCLQCDMIVHVGGKRTHERYLLFRQRVEFPGEKPGKSENPASQPLDPGETKRGQNALPKIKMGEKQQNHRMPLSLTPEPNADEHAMMGTKMIDLNMKPQRIHEPTSNNQVRMPGK from the exons ATGCAAAACAACACACCTTCAAATTCAAAGCCTTCAACTTCAATTATGCGAACGCTCTGTGATGCTTGTGAGAGCGCCGCCGCTATCGTTTTCTGCGCCGCCGACGAGGCCGCGCTGTGCCGTGCCTGTGATAAGAAG GTTCACATGTGTAATAAGCTAGCAAGCCGGCATGTAAGGGTTGGTCTAGCAAGTCCAAGCGATGTGCCGCGCTGCGACATTTGTGAGAATGCACCTG CTTTCTTCTATTGTGAGACAGATGGAAGTTCCCTTTGTTTGCAGTGCGATATGATAGTTCATGTTGGAGGTAAAAGGACACATGAGAGATATCTTCTTTTTAGGCAGAGAGTTGAG TTTCCAGGAGAAAAACCTGGTAAGTCAGAAAACCCAGCTTCACAACCTCTGGATCCAGGTGAGACTAAAAGAGGACAAAATGCACTGCCCAAAATAAAAATGGGAgagaaacaacaaaatcacagGATGCCTCTGAGTCTGACGCCAGAACCAAATGCTGATGAGCATGCCATGATGGGAACCAAAATGATTGATTTGAACATGAAGCCTCAGAGAATACATGAGCCAACATCAAATAATCAGGTTAGGATGCCTGGAAAGTAA